A window from Oncorhynchus clarkii lewisi isolate Uvic-CL-2024 unplaced genomic scaffold, UVic_Ocla_1.0 unplaced_contig_1657_pilon_pilon, whole genome shotgun sequence encodes these proteins:
- the LOC139404548 gene encoding pleckstrin homology-like domain family A member 1, translating to MSLRGRSTSSRNPNQTVRISHTSDRCRRTSIKYPAHTSTSSTAHSNPLTAVTISASDAFTSTGKEKKKCLHLLRKLGRFLKMLENGGKVLKEGLLEKRSDGLLQLWKKKHCVLTEDGVLLHPPKQHDHPHHYNHHGGGDTGKVKELHFSNMKTVDCVERKGKYIYFTVVMSEGKEIDFRCPQDEGWNAEITLQMVQYKNRQAILAVKSTRQKQQLLVVQLPGQKIIRSSPNVA from the coding sequence ATGTCACTCAGGGGGCGGTCCACAAGCTCGAGAAACCCCAATCAAACTGTGCGTATCAGTCACACCAGCGACCGCTGCCGACGGACTAGTATCAAATACCCTGCACACACATCCACGAGTTCCACAGCACATAGTAACCCACTCACTGCAGTGACCATTTCAGCATCCGATGCCTTTACCTCTACGGGCAAGGAGAAGAAGAAGTGTTTGCATTTGCTGAGGAAATTGGGGCGTTTTCTCAAGATGCTGGAGAACGGCGGCAAGGTGCTGAAAGAGGGGCTTCTGGAGAAGCGAAGCGACGGTTTGCTGCAGCTGTGGAAGAAGAAGCACTGCGTCCTCACGGAGGACGGGGTTCTGCTTCACCCGCCGAAGCAGCACGACCACCCGCACCATTACAACCACCACGGCGGCGGAGACACTGGCAAAGTCAAGGAGCTGCACTTCTCCAACATGAAAACTGTGGACTGCGTCGAGAGGAAAGGGAAATACATCTACTTCACCGTGGTCATGTCGGAGGGCAAGGAGATCGATTTCAGGTGTCCACAGGACGAGGGCTGGAACGCCGAGATAACTTTGCAGATGGTGCAATACAAAAACAGGCAGGCCATCCTGGCGGTGAAGTCTACCAGACAGAAACAGCAGCTCCTCGTTGTTCAGCTCCCGGGACAGAAAATTATTCGGAGCTCTCCAAACGTTGCGTGA